The following proteins are co-located in the Rattus norvegicus strain BN/NHsdMcwi chromosome X, GRCr8, whole genome shotgun sequence genome:
- the Sertm2 gene encoding serine-rich and transmembrane domain-containing 2, which translates to MTEVHFKYHGNLTGRAHFPTLATEVDTTADKYSNLYMYVGLFLSLLAILLILLFTMLLRLKHVISPITESTESVPQFTDVEMQSRIPTP; encoded by the coding sequence ATGACGGAGGTACATTTTAAGTATCATGGAAATCTCACGGGACGGGCTCATTTTCCCACTCTGGCAACAGAGGTTGACACCACTGCAGACAAGTATTCCAACCTGTACATGTATGTAGGATTATTCCTGAGTCTCCTGGCCATTCTTCTCATCCTGCTCTTCACCATGCTTCTTCGGCTCAAACATGTCATCTCACCCATCACTGAGAGCACCGAAAGTGTTCCTCAGTTCACAGATGTAGAGATGCAAAGCCGAATTCCCACTCCTTAA